The stretch of DNA CACACGTCGCAGGACGAGAGCAGCCAGGACCCGACCCCATAGATATCGGCCGGGACCTGCAGCTCCTCGAACTGCCGGATGCGGGCGGGGGTGAACCCCCCCGTCACTGCGATCTTGACCTCACGGCAGTACTGTTCGGCGAGCTTGCGGTCGTCCCCCGTGAGGTTCCAGCTCTGCCACTCGTGGTCGATGGCCTCCCGCATGAGGAACACCAGGCGTGGGTTCACCCCGCAGTCCAGCCGTCGGTCCCCCAGGGGGGGGACGGAGATGTCGCGCATGTTGGAAGAGGTGTCGGGACGGACCCCGAACAGCTTGTACTTTCGCGCTTCCTCCGCCCGGCCGCCCTTGACCAGCTCCAAGTAGCGGCGGAACATCGTCCGGATCACCTGCAGCGAGGTCCCCACGCAATCATTGCGGAAGTCCACGAGGGCGATGCGCGGGATGTCCGCGGGCCGGGTGGCCGCGAAAGCCATGGTGGCTTCCGCGGTGTCCCCCAGGAAGCACGCGATGGCGGCGTGGGCCACCGTCCCCCCGCCCGCTCCCCCCCACCAGTCCCCCTGGGCGTCGGTGGAGACGTAGGCAGACAGGCTCTTGCCGTAGTTTTGGTTGAAGAGCTGCACCGCGATTTGGTACGCGTAGCCATCCGCGGCCTGCACCTCGTGGGCGTCGAAGCGGGCGGGGAAGAACAGCACCTGCTTCCCCCGCGCGGCCTGCAGCACCTCATAGACGTTCGTGGCCACCCGGCTCCCCCGCGTCAGGGCCCCCAGGGTGGGGGTCTCGAGGATGGCGAAGTCGCGATAGCGCCCCCGCACCCTCATCACTGGGCTCACGTTCAGCATGTCCCCGTCGAAGGCGGCCTCGGTGCCGTCCTGCACCGCCCAGACCTCCATCTGGTCAAAGGTGCCCACGAACTGGCCGCGGTCGTCGAAGTACCCCGTTCCCTCCTGGAGCATGGCCAGGGCCTTGTCCACGCCCACCGCCACGCAGGAAGGTGCCCGGCGGGGGAACCACTGCATCTCCACCTCGATCGAGCCCACGTCCACGTTGCGGAGGTCCACCTCCAGGTCCGAGAGGTCGGGGGCCGAACCTCCGAAGCGATAGCCCTGGGCAGCCAACTTGGCCAGGGTCTTGGCGATGTTGATGAAGTACTTGTCCGAGTACCAACCCTGCCGCATCCGCTCCACGTCCAGCTTGAAGACGGACGGGGGCAGGCG from Vicinamibacteria bacterium encodes:
- a CDS encoding nicotinate phosphoribosyltransferase, whose protein sequence is MSVFDRRRLPPSVFKLDVERMRQGWYSDKYFINIAKTLAKLAAQGYRFGGSAPDLSDLEVDLRNVDVGSIEVEMQWFPRRAPSCVAVGVDKALAMLQEGTGYFDDRGQFVGTFDQMEVWAVQDGTEAAFDGDMLNVSPVMRVRGRYRDFAILETPTLGALTRGSRVATNVYEVLQAARGKQVLFFPARFDAHEVQAADGYAYQIAVQLFNQNYGKSLSAYVSTDAQGDWWGGAGGGTVAHAAIACFLGDTAEATMAFAATRPADIPRIALVDFRNDCVGTSLQVIRTMFRRYLELVKGGRAEEARKYKLFGVRPDTSSNMRDISVPPLGDRRLDCGVNPRLVFLMREAIDHEWQSWNLTGDDRKLAEQYCREVKIAVTGGFTPARIRQFEELQVPADIYGVGSWLLSSCDVCGTNNDFTADVVRVKIEGKWFDLAKVGRKASDNLMLERLR